In a single window of the Subtercola sp. PAMC28395 genome:
- a CDS encoding glycosyltransferase: MSDSVLDSRLLTLGRTLGVDSGETLPLGVRLERIAESVATDTARLWLALAAISAQFPFVSDFERFRRDAALNGTVHALEAAVKHSRRLRAPNRSVEVRIVTGGVFVDVHHTSRTGLATGIQRVVRQTIVEWNDRTGVELVGWDPGFTGLRQLSAPERQNALYGSVPRIARASKWQLTIPYQSRYILPELAIETDRTARLQCFAEFSGNRTGVIGFDCVPLTSSETVGEGMSAAFAKNLAALAHFDQVSTISVAAATEYRGWKRMLGGAGLTGPEIEPLLLPSVAEQVSAPEFAEATKKLVEGSDPLVVCVGSHEPRKNHLAVLFAAERLWREGVSFQLVFIGGNGWHGDEFRAQLDTLATQGRPVRAISAVSDSLLWSAYRLARVTIFPSLNEGFGLPVGESLAAGTPVITSNFGSMKEIAISGGAIFVDPRDDDDVFRGLKAGLLDDELHARLVLEAQDLPARDWSDYASELWEYFEAVPGSSPSA; this comes from the coding sequence ATGTCTGATTCCGTACTCGATTCCCGACTCCTCACCCTGGGCCGCACTCTGGGTGTGGATTCCGGCGAGACCCTGCCCCTGGGCGTGCGACTCGAGCGCATCGCGGAGTCGGTGGCGACCGACACAGCACGCCTGTGGCTGGCCCTTGCAGCCATCTCCGCCCAGTTCCCGTTCGTATCCGATTTCGAGCGCTTCCGGAGGGATGCCGCTCTGAACGGAACCGTCCACGCGCTCGAGGCGGCCGTGAAGCACAGTCGTCGGCTGCGTGCACCCAACCGTTCGGTCGAGGTGCGGATCGTCACCGGCGGTGTGTTCGTCGATGTCCATCACACCTCCCGCACCGGGCTCGCCACGGGCATCCAGCGCGTCGTCCGCCAGACGATCGTGGAGTGGAACGACCGGACGGGCGTCGAACTCGTGGGCTGGGACCCCGGGTTCACCGGCCTTCGGCAGCTCTCGGCGCCGGAGCGACAGAATGCGCTGTACGGTTCGGTGCCGCGAATCGCGCGTGCGTCGAAGTGGCAACTCACGATTCCGTACCAGAGCCGATACATCCTCCCTGAACTCGCCATCGAGACCGATCGCACGGCGAGGCTCCAGTGCTTCGCGGAATTCTCGGGAAACCGCACGGGTGTCATCGGTTTCGACTGCGTTCCCCTCACCTCGTCAGAGACCGTCGGCGAAGGCATGTCCGCGGCATTCGCCAAGAATCTCGCCGCTCTCGCCCACTTCGACCAGGTCTCGACGATCTCGGTCGCGGCGGCGACAGAATACCGGGGCTGGAAGCGGATGCTCGGCGGTGCGGGCCTGACCGGCCCCGAGATCGAACCCCTGCTGTTGCCCAGCGTCGCCGAACAGGTGTCGGCCCCGGAATTCGCCGAGGCGACGAAGAAACTTGTCGAAGGCTCTGACCCGCTCGTGGTCTGCGTGGGCAGTCACGAACCGCGAAAGAACCACCTCGCGGTTCTGTTCGCAGCCGAACGACTCTGGCGCGAAGGCGTCTCGTTCCAGTTGGTCTTCATCGGAGGCAATGGCTGGCACGGGGACGAATTCCGCGCGCAGCTCGACACTCTTGCGACCCAGGGTCGACCGGTTCGCGCGATCTCAGCGGTGTCTGACAGCCTGCTCTGGAGTGCGTACCGGCTTGCCCGCGTGACGATCTTCCCTTCGTTGAACGAAGGCTTCGGGTTGCCGGTCGGGGAATCCCTGGCTGCAGGCACGCCGGTGATCACCTCGAACTTCGGGAGCATGAAGGAGATCGCCATCTCAGGCGGCGCGATCTTCGTGGACCCGCGCGACGACGACGATGTGTTCCGCGGTCTGAAGGCAGGTCTCCTCGACGACGAACTGCATGCCAGGCTGGTGCTGGAGGCGCAGGATCTGCCGGCCAGGGACTGGTCGGACTACGCCAGCGAGCTGTGGGAGTATTTCGAAGCGGTACCCGGATCATCGCCGTCCGCGTAG
- a CDS encoding GtrA family protein, translating to MIAFIARLYSQLIRYLLKFGVVGGVGFIVDFVVFNWLLINGIGSAHWLSGPLWAKVVAVAVATVVTWFGNRYWTFREHRRANYLRELAEFSVVAVSGLLINLLCLWFSHYVLGFQSILADNISSQLVGTVLATVFRFVLYRYWVFGHHRVDAAAAGQEEFDAEQKAESAAAAVFEDDEAAAAEAARKKRRL from the coding sequence GTGATCGCCTTCATCGCACGTCTCTACTCGCAGCTCATCCGTTACCTGCTCAAATTCGGAGTTGTCGGCGGTGTCGGTTTCATCGTCGACTTCGTGGTGTTCAACTGGCTGCTGATCAACGGGATCGGTTCGGCGCATTGGCTGTCGGGGCCGCTCTGGGCCAAGGTGGTGGCTGTCGCTGTCGCCACTGTCGTGACGTGGTTCGGCAATCGGTACTGGACGTTCCGTGAGCATCGTCGCGCAAACTACCTGCGGGAACTCGCTGAATTCTCGGTCGTGGCCGTCTCGGGATTGTTGATCAACCTCCTCTGCCTGTGGTTCTCGCACTACGTGCTGGGATTCCAGTCGATCCTCGCCGACAACATCTCCTCCCAGCTCGTCGGCACCGTCCTGGCGACGGTCTTCCGTTTTGTTCTCTACCGCTACTGGGTCTTCGGTCACCACCGCGTCGACGCCGCCGCAGCGGGCCAGGAGGAATTCGACGCAGAGCAGAAGGCAGAGTCTGCGGCAGCGGCGGTCTTCGAAGACGATGAGGCGGCCGCGGCCGAAGCCGCACGCAAGAAGCGCCGCCTATAA
- a CDS encoding glycosyltransferase, with product MKALFEQDPAPFVEESERALESRLRAAAEVLLPASCDIDGVAARGTGVLADTLARQVQSTARVDELWLLLTAVAASFPAAELLARVRRELSLAEPSLALITLLDGISRSGVWLRSMASSIRIVQDSPVVDVDFCATNEHNTGIQRVVRETVALWNAEHPLVLARWNDGDDAFCALSGVESDRVLEWNTRSAGPSGDSSVRGLEAAAPVLIVPFRTTVILPEAARESVSARLAALAEFSGNRVVMIGYDAIPFVSADLLPDTETEKFARYSTIVKHASRVAAISVSAAEEFRGYTDAARAQGLSGPQVSAVLLPAQPPGAVSAPSASGSLSASRSGSAQAGTPGSGRLVLIVGNQEPRKNLLAVLFAAETLWRSGLRFRLRMIGGARPDYKRLVDREVTRLRRAGFAVELMRGVGDDVLADSYRSAWFTIFPSIHEGYGLPVAESLALGVPSITSNFGSTLEIASGGGCLTVDPRDDADITATMRRLLTDDALHDSLVAEALARSPRTWQDYASELWRDLMEPLEAGTHV from the coding sequence GTGAAGGCACTCTTCGAACAGGACCCGGCACCGTTCGTCGAAGAATCTGAACGCGCGCTCGAGTCGAGACTGCGGGCGGCCGCCGAGGTTCTGTTGCCGGCATCCTGTGACATCGACGGGGTCGCAGCCCGTGGAACCGGTGTACTCGCAGACACCCTCGCGCGGCAGGTCCAGTCGACGGCGCGCGTCGACGAGCTCTGGCTCCTGCTCACGGCAGTCGCCGCGTCGTTCCCTGCAGCCGAGCTGCTGGCGAGGGTGCGCCGCGAGCTGTCGTTGGCCGAACCGTCGCTTGCGCTGATCACCCTTCTCGATGGCATCAGCCGCTCGGGGGTATGGCTGCGCTCGATGGCGAGCAGCATCCGGATTGTGCAGGATTCGCCGGTGGTCGACGTCGACTTCTGCGCCACCAACGAGCACAACACCGGCATCCAGCGCGTCGTTCGGGAGACCGTCGCATTGTGGAATGCCGAGCATCCACTCGTTCTGGCCAGGTGGAACGACGGCGACGACGCCTTCTGCGCTCTCTCTGGCGTCGAGAGTGACCGCGTGCTGGAGTGGAACACGCGCAGCGCTGGGCCGAGTGGCGACAGCTCGGTTCGGGGCCTCGAGGCTGCAGCTCCGGTGCTGATCGTGCCCTTCCGAACCACCGTCATCCTGCCAGAGGCCGCACGCGAGAGCGTGTCGGCACGGTTGGCCGCCCTCGCCGAATTCTCGGGCAACAGGGTGGTCATGATCGGCTACGACGCCATTCCATTCGTGAGCGCCGACCTGCTTCCCGACACCGAGACCGAGAAGTTCGCGCGCTACTCCACGATCGTGAAACACGCGTCGCGCGTCGCAGCCATCAGTGTTTCGGCGGCCGAGGAGTTCAGGGGCTATACCGATGCCGCGCGAGCGCAGGGACTCTCCGGGCCCCAGGTGAGTGCTGTACTCCTGCCGGCCCAGCCACCGGGGGCAGTGTCGGCACCGTCAGCAAGCGGCTCGCTCTCCGCCTCCCGCTCCGGCTCGGCCCAGGCTGGTACCCCTGGTTCAGGGCGCCTGGTGTTGATTGTCGGCAACCAGGAGCCCCGCAAGAACCTGCTCGCGGTTCTCTTCGCTGCCGAGACGCTCTGGCGTTCGGGGTTGCGCTTCAGGCTGCGGATGATCGGCGGCGCCCGCCCGGACTACAAGCGCCTCGTCGATCGTGAAGTCACACGTCTGCGCAGGGCCGGTTTCGCCGTCGAACTCATGAGGGGGGTCGGCGACGACGTGCTCGCTGACTCGTACCGGTCGGCCTGGTTCACCATCTTCCCTTCGATCCACGAGGGATACGGCCTGCCCGTTGCAGAGTCGCTGGCGCTCGGTGTTCCCTCGATCACTTCGAACTTCGGAAGCACTCTCGAGATCGCCTCCGGAGGAGGGTGCCTCACCGTCGATCCACGCGACGACGCCGACATCACCGCGACGATGCGCCGACTGTTGACCGACGACGCGCTTCACGATTCGCTCGTGGCAGAGGCTCTAGCCCGAAGTCCACGAACCTGGCAGGACTATGCCAGCGAGCTGTGGCGCGACCTCATGGAGCCCTTGGAGGCTGGTACACATGTCTGA
- a CDS encoding glycosyltransferase family 2 protein, with product MPVVDFVETTEPVCSVIVLAWRLDEPLIDCLRSLAASQDAPAFEVIVVQNGADDAVKDALATTVTGARILDIPENVGFGGGCNAGASLARGEFVVFLNDDTVVDEFWLGALHRGILSDDSAGAVASLLLNPDGSVQEAGSRVLGDRGTVQFGAGMTLDEAAAAGLLERRQIDYGSAAALLVRTELFRRAAGFDPIYEPAYFEDVDLQFRLRSAGDDVVFEPRARVVHLSGGSTSSGIAFRTWAATHSGEIFSERWASTLATAPRKTDALSALCDVPIDDDIVSGGRHLSTAEQIVAGSHVTALTIARAFTSWISVNFDELEAGRVEISRLHHEVQLRNEKIERLETALAGAERENAELTAERDLLAARLGDLDSRGPIGVIKWQAGLFRNRRATN from the coding sequence ATGCCCGTAGTTGACTTCGTCGAGACCACTGAGCCCGTCTGCAGCGTCATCGTTCTTGCCTGGCGCCTTGATGAACCGCTCATCGATTGCCTGAGATCACTGGCTGCGTCACAGGATGCGCCTGCGTTCGAGGTGATCGTCGTTCAGAACGGTGCAGACGACGCAGTGAAGGACGCGCTGGCGACAACGGTGACCGGGGCACGGATTCTCGATATTCCCGAGAACGTCGGCTTCGGTGGCGGGTGCAATGCCGGCGCCTCACTTGCCCGTGGTGAGTTCGTCGTGTTCCTGAACGACGACACCGTCGTCGACGAATTCTGGCTGGGTGCCCTTCATCGTGGCATTCTGTCGGACGACAGTGCGGGTGCGGTCGCCAGCCTTCTCCTGAATCCCGATGGCTCTGTGCAGGAGGCCGGGAGCCGGGTACTCGGCGACAGGGGCACGGTGCAGTTCGGAGCGGGGATGACACTCGACGAAGCGGCGGCTGCGGGTCTGCTCGAACGGCGCCAGATCGACTACGGGTCTGCCGCCGCGCTCCTGGTTCGAACAGAGCTGTTCCGCAGGGCCGCCGGATTCGACCCCATCTACGAACCCGCGTACTTCGAAGACGTCGACCTGCAATTCCGATTGCGGTCGGCCGGGGACGACGTCGTCTTCGAACCTCGCGCCCGTGTGGTTCACCTCTCCGGTGGCTCCACCTCGTCGGGCATCGCCTTTCGAACCTGGGCGGCGACCCACTCTGGCGAGATCTTCTCCGAGCGTTGGGCTTCGACGTTGGCCACCGCTCCCCGCAAGACGGATGCGCTCTCTGCGCTGTGTGACGTTCCGATCGACGACGACATCGTCAGCGGTGGCCGGCACCTCTCCACTGCCGAGCAGATCGTCGCAGGTTCGCACGTCACTGCCCTGACCATCGCGCGCGCCTTCACTTCGTGGATCTCTGTCAACTTCGACGAGCTCGAAGCAGGCCGGGTCGAGATCAGTCGCCTCCACCATGAGGTCCAGTTGCGCAATGAGAAGATCGAACGGCTCGAGACGGCCCTCGCTGGCGCCGAACGCGAGAACGCCGAGCTCACCGCCGAACGCGACCTTCTGGCTGCCCGATTGGGCGATCTGGATTCACGGGGCCCGATCGGCGTGATCAAGTGGCAGGCGGGCCTGTTCAGAAACCGCCGCGCGACAAACTGA
- a CDS encoding ABC transporter permease — protein sequence MASVAEVRAARLAELPFEVSVSAGPKAVGGFVASIKEIVSHRQLLDLLIRRELKSRYKDSSLGFVWSLIKPLTQLLIYYVFIGTVLGASRGVPDFAIFVFAGLTLWGLYSEIIASGTSSIVTNAGLIKKVYLPREIFPLAATGSAIFNFLIQFGILILATVVLGQFPVSLNLLYVPAAVVIVLIWGVAFAILLSALNVYLRDIQYLVEVAMLLLFWASPIVYSWTLVVNAVKNHSWLLEVYLLNPISLAILAFQRGIWQAGSQTRVIEGNTIPPQEWPANMDLRLIVCAVVGLVVLYFAQRIFSRLQGNFAQEI from the coding sequence ATGGCAAGCGTTGCCGAGGTACGAGCTGCACGATTGGCCGAACTGCCCTTCGAGGTTTCGGTCAGCGCGGGCCCCAAGGCCGTCGGGGGCTTCGTCGCCTCGATCAAAGAGATCGTCTCGCATCGCCAGCTTCTCGACCTTCTCATCCGGCGCGAACTGAAGTCGCGTTACAAAGACAGCAGCCTCGGGTTCGTCTGGTCACTGATCAAGCCGCTCACGCAATTGCTGATCTACTACGTGTTCATCGGAACTGTGCTCGGGGCCTCGCGTGGTGTTCCCGACTTCGCCATCTTCGTCTTCGCAGGTCTCACCCTGTGGGGGCTCTACTCCGAGATCATCGCTTCGGGTACCTCGTCGATTGTGACCAACGCCGGGTTGATCAAGAAGGTCTACCTGCCTCGCGAGATCTTTCCGCTGGCCGCTACCGGTTCTGCTATCTTCAACTTCCTGATCCAGTTCGGCATCCTGATCCTTGCGACGGTCGTTCTCGGGCAGTTCCCGGTGTCACTCAACCTGCTCTATGTACCTGCAGCCGTGGTCATCGTGCTGATCTGGGGCGTGGCGTTCGCCATCCTGCTCTCAGCTCTCAACGTGTATCTGCGAGACATCCAGTACCTGGTCGAGGTTGCAATGCTGCTGCTGTTCTGGGCCTCGCCGATCGTCTACTCATGGACACTGGTCGTGAACGCGGTGAAGAACCACAGCTGGCTCCTCGAGGTCTACCTGTTGAACCCGATCTCCCTCGCGATCCTCGCCTTCCAGCGGGGCATCTGGCAGGCCGGCAGCCAGACGCGGGTCATTGAAGGCAACACCATTCCTCCCCAGGAATGGCCAGCAAACATGGATCTGCGCCTCATCGTCTGCGCCGTGGTGGGGCTTGTTGTGCTGTACTTCGCGCAGCGCATCTTCTCCCGCCTGCAGGGCAACTTCGCGCAGGAGATCTGA